One genomic segment of Ricinus communis isolate WT05 ecotype wild-type chromosome 5, ASM1957865v1, whole genome shotgun sequence includes these proteins:
- the LOC8258773 gene encoding mitogen-activated protein kinase 20, whose product MQQQDHRKKNSTEMDFFSEYGDANRYKIQEVIGKGSYGVVCSAIDTHTGEKVAIKKIHDIFEHISDAARILREIKLLRLLRHPDIVEIKHIMLPPSRREFKDIYVVFELMESDLHQVIKANDDLTREHYQFFLYQLLRALKYIHTANVYHRDLKPKNILANANCKLKICDFGLARVAFNDTPATIFWTDYVATRWYRAPELCGSFYSKYTPAIDIWSIGCIFAEVLTGKPLFPGKNVVHQLDLMTDLLGTPSLDTISRVRNEKARRYLTSMRKKQPVPFAQKFPNADPLALRLLERLLAFDPKDRPTAEEALADPYFKGLSKVEREPSCQPITKMEFEFERRRVTKEDIRELIFREILEYHPQLLKDYVNGTERTHFLYPSVVDQFRRQFAHLEENCGKSGPVVPLERKHVSLPRSTIVHSNIVPPREQNVSSLGDRQSAEETYNKSSRDSEGIHVNILALQATQRIPLDKSGKVAGPVVPYDNGNITKDVNDPRTFVRGTALPPQAVLPAYSYQKSSTGSQERSALESQRQLSSQKQTQQCGMSEKVGAKFAPDIAINIDSNPFFMTRAGMNKVEHVDDRITINASLLQAKAQYGGIGGGGAAASATAAATHRKIGTVQCGMTKFY is encoded by the exons ATGCAGCAGCAAGATCACCGCAAGAAG AATTCAACAGAGATGGACTTTTTCTCTGAGTATGGTGATGCCAATAGGTATAAAATTCAGGAAGTTATTGGCAAAGGCAGCTATGGCGTTGTTTGTTCAGCAATTGACACTCACACTGGTGAAAAAGTagcaataaagaaaatacatgATATTTTTGAACACATTTCAGATGCTGCTCGTATTCTTCGTGAGATAAAGCTGCTTAGATTATTAAGACACCCTGATATTGTAGAAATTAAACATATTATGCTTCCGCCATCAAGAAGGGAgtttaaagatatttatgtTGTTTTTGAGCTAATGGAGTCAGATCTACATCAAGTCATAAAAGCCAATGATGACTTGACCCGGGAGCACTATCAGTTTTTTCTTTACCAGCTTCTTCGTGCATTAAAGTATATCCATACAG CAAATGTCTATCATCGAGATTTAAAACCTAAGAATATACTGGCAAATGCAAATTGTAAACTTAAAATCTGTGATTTTGGACTAGCAAGAGTTGCTTTCAATGATACCCCAGCTACAATATTTTGGACG gaCTATGTTGCTACAAGATGGTATAGAGCTCCTGAACTATGTGGATCATTTTACTCGAAG TACACTCCAGCAATTGATATATGGAGCATAGGCTGCATCTTTGCTGAAGTACTAACCGGGAAACCACTTTTTCCTGGAAAAAATGTTGTTCACCAGCTGGATTTGATGACAGATCTGCTTGGTACTCCATCATTAGATACAATATCCAGA GTTCGAAATGAAAAGGCTAGGAGATACTTAACTAGCATGAGGAAAAAACAGCCTGTGCCATTTGCTCAGAAATTTCCAAATGCTGATCCTTTGGCATTGCGACTGTTGGAAAGGCTACTTGCTTTTGACCCAAAAGACCGGCCAACTGCTGAAGAG GCATTAGCAGATCCTTACTTTAAAGGGTTGTCAAAAGTTGAGAGGGAGCCTTCTTGCCAGCCAATAACAAAGATGGAGTTTGAATTTGAGAGGCGGAGGGTTACAAAAGAGGATATACGAGAGCTAATTTTTCGAGAGATACTGGAATACCATCCCCAGTTGCTCAAGGACTACGTAAATGGAACTGAGAGGACTCACTTTCTTTATCCAAG TGTTGTTGATCAATTTAGAAGGCAGTTTGCACATCTTGAAGAAAATTGTGGTAAAAGTGGGCCTGTAGTTCCATTAGAAAGAAAGCACGTATCCCTTCCCAG GTCTACAATTGTTCATTCAAATATAGTTCCTCCTAGAGAACAGAACGTTTCTTCCTTGGGGGACCGACAGTCTGCGGAAGAAACATACAACAAAAGCTCCCGAGATTCTGAGGGAATTCATGTAAATATATTGGCACTGCAGGCAACACAAAGAATTCCTCTGG ATAAATCAGGAAAAGTTGCAGGGCCAGTTGTTCCTTACGACAATGGAAATATAACAAAAGATGTGAATGACCCTAGAACTTTTGTCAGAGGCACAGCCCTTCCTCCACAGGCTGTCCTTCCTGCATATAGTTACCAAAAATCTAGTACAGGAAGTCAAGAAAGATCTGCACTGGAATCTCAGAGGCAACTGTCTTCACAGAAGCAAACACAGCAATGTGGCATGAGCGAGAAAGTGGGTGCTAAATTTGCACCAGATATAGCTATCAACATCGACTCCAACCCCTTTTTCATGACGCGCGCAGGAATGAACAAGGTAGAACATGTTGATGACAGAATTACAATAAACGCAAGTTTGTTGCAGGCCAAGGCTCAGTATGGCGGTattggtggtggtggtgctgCTGCATCTGCTACTGCTGCAGCTACGCATAGAAAAATTGGGACAGTTCAATGTGGCATGACAAAGTTTTACTGA
- the LOC8263924 gene encoding transcription factor PAR1 — protein sequence MENTLNQVLIPTFHMKEKKIHDSFVGSRRNQRTTRRSPSSSSSSSSRRREIMKKKKKKKKTVMTSGFQEDEDVNEKEKEDEVEKKILALKRIVPGGECLGIDKLFEETADYILALQCQIKAMKALSNFLEGMEKEKRKFGG from the coding sequence ATGGAAAATACTCTAAACCAAGTACTCATACCTACATTTcacatgaaagaaaagaaaatccatGATTCTTTTGTGGGTTCTCGACGAAACCAGCGTACAACAAGAAGATCgccatcatcatcatcgtcaTCATCGTCAAGGAGAAGAGaaataatgaagaagaagaagaagaagaagaagacagtGATGACTAGTGGGTTTCAAGAAGATGAGGATGTTAacgagaaagaaaaagaagatgaggTAGAAAAAAAGATTCTGGCATTGAAGAGGATAGTGCCCGGAGGTGAGTGCCTTGggattgataaattatttgaagagaCTGCTGATTATATACTGGCTTTGCAGTGTCAAATCAAAGCCATGAAAGCTCTTTCAAATTTCCTTGAAGGAATGGAGAAGGAGAAGAGGAAGTTTGGAGgttga